The genomic region GCGGCGGCCGGGCCCCCGAGCTCCGCGGGGTCGCCGCGAGGTTGGGGTGGTCACAGGTCCTGCGGGCGCTCCGCGACGACGCCGAGGACGTGCGCCTGGTGCGGGTCGACGGCAGTCACGTGACCGGACGCGTCGAGGCCGTGGCCCGGGACGCGGTGCGACTCGGGCAGCCCGGGACAGGACCATCGGGGTTCGGACCGTCGGGGCCGTGGGTCGTGCTGCCGACGGTCGCGACGCTGCAGGTGCTCTGAGGGCGGCTCAGTCGGAACGGCGGGTCGTCTCGAGGTCCTGGTCGTCGAGGTCGGGCTCGAAGTCGGGGTCGAGCAGGCTCGACTCGACGCGCGCGTACTGGCGCTGGATGTAGTCCTCGAGCTCGACGTGCTCGACCCGCCACTGACCGCGCCCGCCGATCTGGATGCCACGCAGGTCACCCGACCGCACCAGCGCGTACACCTGTCGGACGGTGACGTTCAGGACCTCGGCGACATCGACGAGCGTGAGGAATCGCGGCGTCTCCGAACCCATGCGTCCAGTGTGGCACGCCCGAGTGTCAGCCCTGGGGGCGTCCGCGGCCTCCTGTGGACGGGCCGGGGACGGGTGGTGGACGAGTCGCGGGACGGTGCAGTAGACATCCGGGTCAGGTGCGCGAC from Aeromicrobium sp. Sec7.5 harbors:
- a CDS encoding helix-turn-helix domain-containing protein, producing MGSETPRFLTLVDVAEVLNVTVRQVYALVRSGDLRGIQIGGRGQWRVEHVELEDYIQRQYARVESSLLDPDFEPDLDDQDLETTRRSD